A genomic window from Spiroplasma helicoides includes:
- the scpB gene encoding SMC-Scp complex subunit ScpB yields MDFDKKMAIAEGLLFVNGDEGTSLEDLKFILELENDDDVEKVIEDLIAKYEKDKSSGLDIQKFAKSKYRMTTKKQNADFYARLTNVKTETKLSTASIETLSIIAYKGPITKAAVETIRGVGCDAIFYKLKLRNLITDAGKSEEVGKPTLYKVTEDFLKYFNLNSLDDLPKLQDSFEQDKDIFGRE; encoded by the coding sequence ATGGATTTTGATAAGAAAATGGCCATTGCAGAAGGTTTACTTTTTGTCAATGGTGATGAAGGTACCTCTTTAGAGGATTTGAAATTTATATTAGAATTAGAAAATGATGATGATGTTGAAAAAGTTATTGAAGACTTGATAGCTAAATATGAAAAAGATAAATCATCAGGTCTAGATATTCAAAAGTTTGCAAAATCAAAATATAGAATGACAACAAAAAAACAAAATGCTGACTTTTATGCAAGACTAACAAACGTGAAAACAGAAACGAAGCTATCTACAGCAAGCATCGAGACACTGTCGATAATAGCTTATAAAGGACCAATCACAAAAGCAGCCGTTGAAACAATTCGTGGGGTAGGTTGTGATGCTATATTCTATAAATTGAAATTAAGAAATTTAATCACTGATGCTGGAAAAAGTGAAGAAGTAGGAAAGCCAACACTATATAAAGTAACAGAAGACTTTTTAAAGTATTTTAACTTAAATAGTTTGGATGATCTGCCAAAACTACAAGATAGTTTTGAACAAGATAAAGACATCTTTGGACGGGAATAA
- a CDS encoding pseudouridine synthase gives MERLQKIIASRGFCSRRQAENLITQGRVKVNGEVIKELGSSFDPNVEIQINNKELKKVEEKVYYLFNKPRLVLTTMSDPKGRPTVADYFKDSKIRLFPVGRLDYDVSGALLMTNDGEFANFVMHPRYEFRKTYQALCKGNVSKVQIKNLINGVIIDDSYKTKALYANLIKYDPKFDESIIELTIAEGKKHHVKKMLIAADIYLKKLKRTQIEFLEIKDVEIGKFRPLKFHEVKQFYGLYSSGPKKKGI, from the coding sequence ATGGAAAGATTACAAAAAATCATCGCTTCTAGAGGATTTTGCTCAAGAAGACAAGCAGAAAATTTAATTACTCAAGGAAGAGTAAAAGTTAATGGAGAAGTCATAAAAGAATTGGGGTCTAGTTTTGATCCTAATGTTGAAATTCAAATTAATAATAAGGAACTTAAAAAAGTTGAAGAAAAAGTATATTACCTATTTAATAAACCAAGATTGGTTTTAACAACTATGAGTGACCCTAAAGGTAGACCAACAGTGGCCGACTACTTTAAAGATTCAAAAATAAGACTTTTCCCAGTTGGGAGATTAGATTATGATGTTAGTGGAGCGTTATTAATGACAAATGATGGCGAATTTGCAAACTTTGTAATGCACCCAAGATATGAATTTAGAAAAACATATCAAGCTTTATGTAAAGGTAATGTCTCTAAAGTGCAAATAAAAAATTTAATAAATGGAGTTATTATTGATGATAGTTATAAAACTAAGGCTTTATATGCTAATTTAATAAAATATGATCCTAAGTTTGATGAATCTATAATAGAGTTAACAATTGCTGAAGGTAAAAAGCATCATGTAAAAAAAATGCTCATAGCTGCAGATATATATTTAAAAAAATTAAAAAGAACACAAATTGAGTTTTTAGAAATAAAAGATGTAGAAATTGGAAAATTTAGACCATTGAAGTTTCATGAAGTTAAGCAATTTTATGGACTATACTCATCAGGACCAAAAAAGAAAGGGATTTAA
- a CDS encoding deoxynucleoside kinase, whose amino-acid sequence MRIALFGTVGAGKSTISEEISKILKYRIFPEPIDNNPYFDDYYKDMEANVFKMQIFMLTARSKQLLEAKKLENVIFDRTILEDPIFVAVNHDLKTMSDIDYKTYNDFYENVIIPNLGNRSEFDLVIYLKLSTDKAIERIRERGRVQELETPREYWEVLNNRYDDYYEKRKSMFNFLVIDAEHDDLNKKMEIIMNKIYSMNPSLKK is encoded by the coding sequence ATGAGAATTGCATTATTTGGTACAGTTGGAGCGGGAAAATCAACAATTAGTGAAGAGATATCAAAAATATTAAAATATCGAATTTTTCCAGAACCTATTGATAATAATCCTTATTTTGATGATTATTACAAAGATATGGAAGCTAATGTATTTAAGATGCAAATATTCATGCTTACTGCAAGAAGTAAACAATTGTTAGAAGCAAAAAAATTAGAAAATGTAATTTTTGATAGAACAATATTAGAAGACCCAATTTTTGTAGCTGTTAATCATGATTTAAAAACAATGAGCGACATAGATTACAAAACATATAATGATTTTTATGAAAATGTTATTATACCCAATTTAGGAAATAGATCTGAATTTGATTTAGTTATTTACTTAAAATTATCTACTGATAAAGCAATAGAGAGAATTCGAGAAAGAGGAAGGGTTCAAGAATTAGAAACACCAAGAGAATATTGAGAAGTTCTTAATAATAGATATGATGATTACTATGAAAAACGAAAAAGTATGTTCAATTTTTTAGTTATTGATGCAGAACATGATGACTTAAATAAAAAAATGGAAATAATAATGAACAAAATTTATTCTATGAATCCAAGTTTAAAAAAATAA
- a CDS encoding YebC/PmpR family DNA-binding transcriptional regulator: protein MGRAHEVRKQSMAKTAAMKSAIYGRAAKEIYMAAKNGSTDPDSNLALRSAMDKAKSKQVPADVIQRAIKRAEGGDAESFVSNRYEGYGPGNSMIIVDSLTTNVNRAIAEIRDAFNKNGGKIANAGAVSHSFQATSVFAFEDKSVEEVLELLMETDCEVSDVVEEEGLTTVYAPFNEFNKVKQALDNSGIKDYSMAETTMLADEDIQITDEEAKAKFEKLIDKLNELEDVQNVYHNVV from the coding sequence ATGGGAAGAGCACACGAAGTCAGAAAACAAAGTATGGCAAAGACAGCAGCAATGAAGTCTGCTATATATGGTAGAGCTGCCAAAGAAATCTATATGGCAGCAAAAAACGGAAGTACAGATCCAGATTCAAATTTAGCTTTAAGAAGCGCAATGGACAAGGCAAAATCTAAGCAAGTTCCTGCAGATGTAATACAAAGAGCTATAAAAAGAGCTGAAGGTGGAGATGCTGAAAGTTTTGTATCTAATAGATATGAAGGTTATGGTCCTGGAAATTCAATGATAATTGTTGATTCTCTAACAACTAATGTGAATAGAGCAATTGCAGAAATTAGAGATGCCTTTAATAAAAATGGTGGAAAAATAGCAAATGCAGGAGCAGTTTCTCACTCATTTCAGGCAACAAGTGTGTTTGCTTTTGAGGATAAAAGCGTCGAAGAAGTATTAGAATTACTAATGGAAACAGACTGTGAAGTAAGCGATGTTGTTGAAGAAGAAGGTTTAACAACGGTATATGCTCCATTTAATGAATTCAATAAAGTTAAGCAAGCACTTGATAATTCTGGAATAAAAGATTACAGTATGGCTGAAACAACAATGTTGGCTGATGAAGATATTCAAATAACTGATGAAGAAGCAAAAGCAAAATTTGAAAAATTAATTGATAAACTAAATGAATTAGAAGATGTTCAAAACGTTTATCATAATGTAGTTTAA
- a CDS encoding IS3 family transposase, whose protein sequence is MSKNLTVEEWMKIIQIYKKQGIQIAEQEYRIIKAKQIKFSQFIKKRIKQKTYLVDNYGMKSLNRKKGSGRYKKRDDSDIPGIISDLTEEQKREIIEDWIKSQRDKKERNAISKIKSLNISMKARIISMHRTTFYKKPKVRRYKYNNLKNTVEEILKESKFIYGSRKISVLLKEKHMSINDRTLRHYLKRWGFIIKTRIKKRQAESKNINTKFKDLVKRNYNPTIDNIIATDVSYIPGLVEGNNYYLSAAISHKTKKIESWCLSKNNNSQLVIDTLNKINKSNFILHSDHGSQYSSNEVIELVKQMNCQTSMSRVGNSLDNREIEYFFSCLKGEYLNHINTNKMNIDEIYNHIDWYIDWYNNKRIQKILNWKTPATAGAII, encoded by the coding sequence ATGTCAAAAAACCTAACTGTAGAAGAATGAATGAAAATAATTCAAATATATAAAAAACAAGGAATTCAAATTGCAGAACAAGAATATCGTATAATTAAAGCAAAACAGATTAAATTTTCACAATTTATTAAAAAAAGAATAAAACAAAAAACTTATTTAGTAGATAATTATGGTATGAAAAGTTTAAATAGAAAAAAAGGCTCTGGAAGATACAAAAAAAGAGATGATTCTGATATTCCAGGAATAATTAGTGATCTAACTGAAGAGCAAAAAAGAGAAATAATTGAAGATTGAATAAAAAGTCAGAGAGATAAAAAGGAAAGAAATGCGATTAGCAAAATAAAATCTCTAAACATAAGTATGAAAGCAAGAATTATATCAATGCATAGAACAACATTTTACAAAAAACCAAAAGTTAGAAGATATAAATACAATAATTTAAAAAACACAGTTGAAGAAATATTAAAGGAGTCCAAGTTTATATATGGTAGCAGAAAAATAAGTGTTTTATTAAAAGAAAAACATATGTCAATCAACGATAGAACTTTAAGGCACTATCTAAAAAGATGAGGTTTTATAATTAAAACCCGAATTAAAAAAAGACAAGCAGAATCAAAAAATATTAATACTAAATTTAAGGATTTAGTGAAGCGCAATTATAATCCTACTATAGACAATATAATTGCTACTGATGTTTCTTACATTCCGGGTTTGGTAGAAGGAAATAATTACTATTTATCTGCAGCTATTAGTCATAAAACTAAAAAAATTGAATCATGATGTTTATCAAAAAACAACAACTCGCAATTAGTTATAGATACTTTAAATAAAATTAATAAATCAAATTTTATATTACATTCAGATCATGGCTCTCAATACTCTAGTAATGAAGTTATAGAATTGGTAAAACAAATGAATTGTCAAACTTCAATGAGCAGAGTTGGCAATTCCTTAGATAATAGAGAAATAGAGTATTTTTTTAGTTGTTTAAAAGGTGAGTATCTAAATCACATTAATACAAACAAAATGAATATTGATGAAATTTATAATCATATAGATTGATATATAGATTGATATAATAATAAAAGAATACAAAAAATTTTGAATTGAAAAACGCCAGCTACTGCCGGCGCTATTATTTAA
- a CDS encoding fructose-bisphosphatase class II family protein has product MNKDTVLLRAVEVAAIATYKYIGKKDKNEIDQAAVEAIEIMLKNEKGFKLRVVNGEGELDNAPMLFVGQILGDTNNPDAPTFDASVDPVEGTYPSAYNFAGSVSAISISKQNTMLQIPEMYMEKFFVSDSFLNCIDLKLGILENIKSMQTWANKKDLKGIILDKPRHQKVIQDLIELGVIVRTIQDGDVLAAIDVVNGEADFVYGIGGAPEGCLMASLAISSGCKMQCRLVPYKDIWPNEAETSQRFQKEKAWVDKHKIDFETILEDIDLVADNRTRFFAAGITAGGSLKPINYKDGKFFVSAFMSSHCIVRNVQSVYDVKKVNELKPEIKFLFDKYKR; this is encoded by the coding sequence ATGAATAAAGATACTGTATTGTTAAGAGCTGTTGAGGTTGCAGCGATTGCAACATATAAATATATTGGAAAAAAAGATAAAAACGAAATAGATCAAGCTGCTGTAGAAGCGATTGAAATAATGTTAAAAAATGAAAAAGGTTTTAAACTAAGAGTTGTTAATGGTGAAGGAGAACTCGACAATGCACCAATGTTATTTGTCGGACAAATCTTAGGTGATACAAATAATCCTGATGCACCAACATTCGATGCATCAGTAGACCCTGTTGAGGGTACATACCCTTCGGCTTATAATTTTGCTGGTAGTGTATCGGCTATTAGTATTTCTAAGCAAAATACCATGTTACAAATTCCAGAAATGTACATGGAAAAGTTTTTTGTTAGCGATAGCTTCTTGAACTGTATAGATTTAAAACTTGGTATACTAGAAAATATAAAATCTATGCAAACCTGGGCTAACAAAAAAGACCTAAAAGGAATAATCCTTGACAAACCAAGACACCAAAAAGTTATACAAGATCTTATTGAATTAGGCGTAATAGTCAGAACAATACAAGACGGTGATGTTTTAGCAGCAATTGATGTTGTAAATGGCGAAGCAGACTTTGTGTATGGAATAGGTGGTGCACCAGAAGGTTGTTTAATGGCATCACTTGCCATATCTTCTGGCTGTAAAATGCAATGTAGATTAGTTCCTTATAAAGATATTTGACCCAATGAAGCAGAAACTAGTCAAAGATTTCAAAAAGAAAAAGCCTGAGTTGATAAGCATAAAATTGATTTTGAGACTATTTTAGAAGATATAGATTTAGTGGCAGATAATAGAACGAGATTTTTTGCAGCTGGAATTACAGCTGGTGGTTCTTTAAAGCCGATTAATTACAAAGATGGTAAGTTTTTTGTGAGTGCATTTATGTCTAGTCATTGCATAGTTAGAAATGTACAAAGCGTTTATGATGTTAAAAAAGTGAATGAATTAAAGCCTGAAATTAAGTTTCTTTTTGATAAATACAAAAGATAA